From Rhodoferax sp. AJA081-3, the proteins below share one genomic window:
- a CDS encoding BON domain-containing protein, translated as MNRMKTRLEVLALNTVLVGVLAVSAVGCSKPVDSVGLPAASTTVGTDIDDSVITSSVKSALLADADIKSFDFKVETRKGEVLLSGFVDNQAQLDRATAATRAVAGVKSIQNNVVLKGAPTTVGKKVDAGIITSKVKTALLGDPSVKSFDISVVTRDDEVLLSGFVDNQAQVDRAMEVARGIEGVRLVRNEMSIKK; from the coding sequence ATGAACCGTATGAAAACCCGCCTCGAAGTACTTGCGTTGAACACCGTGTTGGTGGGCGTGTTGGCCGTCTCTGCCGTGGGCTGCAGCAAGCCGGTGGACAGTGTGGGCCTCCCCGCTGCCAGCACCACCGTTGGCACCGATATTGACGACAGTGTCATCACCAGCAGCGTCAAGTCGGCACTGCTGGCCGACGCCGACATCAAGAGTTTTGACTTCAAGGTAGAAACCCGCAAAGGCGAGGTCCTGCTCAGTGGCTTTGTGGACAACCAGGCCCAGCTGGACCGTGCAACCGCCGCCACACGTGCGGTGGCCGGTGTCAAGAGTATTCAGAACAATGTGGTGCTGAAGGGCGCCCCCACCACGGTGGGCAAGAAGGTGGACGCCGGCATCATCACCAGCAAAGTCAAAACCGCGCTGCTGGGCGACCCCAGTGTGAAGAGCTTCGACATCTCCGTGGTCACACGGGATGACGAAGTGCTGCTCAGCGGTTTTGTGGACAACCAGGCCCAGGTCGACCGCGCCATGGAAGTGGCCCGCGGCATCGAGGGTGTGCGTCTGGTGCGCAACGAGATGAGTATCAAGAAGTAA
- a CDS encoding BON domain-containing protein, whose translation MQIRQTLAIAISAIVLLTATGCAVQRGQETVGSYIDDAGITTLIKTRFVENKQVDAASIKVETLNGTVMLSGFAKNGAERTSAEAIARGVKGVVAVKNEIAVRP comes from the coding sequence ATGCAAATTCGCCAAACCCTCGCCATCGCCATTTCTGCCATCGTTCTGCTCACCGCCACCGGTTGTGCCGTCCAGCGTGGCCAGGAAACAGTGGGCTCTTACATCGACGACGCCGGTATCACCACCCTGATCAAGACCCGCTTTGTGGAAAACAAACAGGTTGATGCGGCATCCATCAAGGTTGAAACTTTGAATGGCACCGTCATGTTGTCCGGCTTCGCCAAGAATGGCGCCGAGCGCACTTCTGCAGAAGCCATCGCACGCGGTGTCAAGGGTGTTGTTGCTGTCAAGAACGAGATCGCTGTCCGCCCTTAA
- a CDS encoding MlaE family lipid ABC transporter permease subunit, which translates to MKHCSEPRACATQTSPHTLTLGGAWTARGLGGCADQLDALQADRSAPVQVDASGIAQLDTAGAWVLHKLRTRLGGPGAEAPLQGLHPDFERLLQAVTTHVQAQALVPAVPARTPPQLLERVGRQAGAAWEQFFAMLGFVGECALAFANCVIHPSRMRWRPILFNIRRAGFDALPIVGLLSLLLGIVVAYQGADQLRQYGANIFVADLVGLSMLREFAPLITAITIAGRSGSAFAAQIGTMAVTEEIDAMRTLGIAPLELLVIPKVIALVIAMPLLTVFADVLGVAGGMLMAQTQLAVSYTEFLDRMAKAVSVTSYMVGIAKAPVFAIIISLVGCFQGFRTRGGADSVGLQTTRSVVQSIFLVIVADALFSIAFSILDL; encoded by the coding sequence ATGAAACACTGCAGCGAGCCGCGTGCCTGCGCCACCCAGACCAGCCCCCACACCCTGACCTTGGGTGGGGCATGGACTGCACGGGGCCTGGGCGGGTGCGCTGACCAGCTGGACGCCCTGCAAGCGGACCGCAGCGCGCCCGTGCAGGTCGATGCATCGGGCATAGCGCAACTGGACACCGCCGGTGCCTGGGTGCTGCACAAGTTGCGCACCCGTTTGGGTGGCCCGGGTGCGGAGGCTCCGCTACAAGGCTTACACCCCGACTTTGAACGCCTGTTGCAGGCCGTGACAACACACGTGCAGGCCCAGGCGCTGGTTCCAGCTGTGCCCGCGCGCACCCCGCCCCAACTGTTGGAACGTGTGGGCCGCCAAGCCGGTGCGGCCTGGGAGCAGTTTTTTGCCATGCTGGGTTTTGTAGGCGAGTGTGCGCTGGCGTTTGCCAACTGCGTCATCCACCCGTCACGCATGCGCTGGCGCCCCATTTTGTTCAACATCCGCAGGGCGGGTTTTGATGCGTTACCCATCGTAGGTTTGTTGTCGCTGCTATTGGGCATAGTGGTGGCCTACCAGGGGGCCGACCAGTTGCGGCAGTACGGCGCCAACATCTTTGTGGCGGACCTGGTGGGTTTGTCCATGCTGCGCGAGTTTGCGCCGCTGATCACCGCCATCACCATTGCCGGGCGCTCGGGCTCGGCCTTTGCGGCGCAGATCGGCACCATGGCGGTGACCGAAGAGATAGACGCCATGCGCACACTTGGCATCGCGCCGCTGGAGCTGCTGGTGATCCCCAAGGTGATTGCCCTGGTGATTGCCATGCCCTTGCTCACGGTGTTTGCCGATGTGCTGGGTGTGGCCGGCGGCATGCTGATGGCGCAGACCCAACTGGCGGTGAGTTACACCGAATTTCTGGACCGCATGGCCAAGGCGGTGAGTGTCACGTCTTACATGGTGGGCATCGCCAAAGCGCCGGTGTTTGCCATCATCATCAGCCTGGTGGGGTGTTTCCAGGGTTTTCGCACCCGCGGGGGTGCCGACAGCGTGGGCTTGCAAACCACCCGCAGTGTGGTGCAGTCCATCTTTCTGGTGATCGTGGCAGACGCGTTGTTCTCCATCGCCTTCAGCATTCTGGACTTGTGA
- a CDS encoding ABC transporter ATP-binding protein codes for MDGTHNTGETVIEMQQVVTRFGDHVVHNGVDLAVRRAEIFAIIGGSGTGKSTLLREMILLQEPTAGTVCVLGMPLHNITAADALALRQRWGVMFQHGGLFGALTVLENIGLPLREHTDLGDSLIDEIAHWKLSMAGLRPEVAGQYPSELSGGMMKRASLARALALDPELLFLDEPTAGLDPNSAAGVDDLVRSLRDLYGLTVVMITHDLDLLWQVADRVAVLGDGTVQAVGSMQELAGSDKPLVQPFFEGPRARSAQQQAHPPSPPQETVWKPK; via the coding sequence ATGGACGGCACCCACAACACCGGTGAGACCGTGATTGAGATGCAGCAGGTGGTGACCCGTTTTGGCGACCACGTGGTGCACAACGGTGTGGACCTGGCGGTGCGCCGCGCCGAGATATTCGCCATCATCGGGGGCAGTGGCACGGGCAAGTCCACCCTGCTGCGTGAAATGATTCTGCTGCAGGAACCCACGGCGGGGACCGTGTGTGTACTGGGCATGCCGCTGCACAACATTACAGCCGCCGACGCACTGGCTTTGCGCCAGCGTTGGGGGGTGATGTTCCAGCACGGGGGGTTGTTCGGCGCGTTGACCGTGCTCGAAAACATAGGCCTGCCGCTGCGCGAACACACGGATCTGGGTGACAGCCTGATCGACGAAATCGCGCACTGGAAACTGTCCATGGCCGGCCTGCGGCCGGAAGTGGCAGGCCAGTACCCGTCCGAGCTGAGTGGAGGCATGATGAAACGCGCCTCCCTGGCGCGGGCCCTGGCGTTGGACCCCGAGCTTTTGTTCCTGGACGAGCCGACCGCGGGCCTGGACCCCAACAGTGCGGCGGGTGTGGACGACCTGGTGCGTTCGCTGCGCGACCTCTATGGCCTGACCGTTGTGATGATCACCCACGACCTGGACCTGCTGTGGCAGGTGGCCGACCGCGTGGCCGTGCTGGGTGATGGCACGGTGCAGGCCGTAGGCTCCATGCAGGAACTCGCAGGCTCCGACAAACCCCTGGTACAGCCCTTTTTTGAAGGCCCGCGTGCACGCAGTGCGCAACAACAGGCCCACCCCCCCTCACCACCCCAGGAGACCGTATGGAAACCAAAGTAA
- a CDS encoding ABC-type transport auxiliary lipoprotein family protein, translated as MTTPHHRTTTASKARLAGVCLAVWATLALSACSVLQPKASTPPSFYALEYSGPAASAQTARAPLASAPTLIISPVRAASGFDSQRIIYLREPHKLEYFAHSEWIDTPARMLGPLMVASIEQTGAFRAVVMTPGSAGGDLRLDTEIVRLQQNFQTQPSSVHFTLRVYLVEEKTRKVVAWRAFDAQVPASSDGPRAGVVAANRAVQTVLEELSQFLLQKPQ; from the coding sequence ATGACAACACCACACCACAGAACAACCACAGCTTCCAAGGCCCGCCTGGCGGGCGTGTGCCTGGCCGTATGGGCCACACTGGCATTAAGCGCCTGCAGCGTGTTGCAGCCCAAAGCCAGCACACCACCGAGCTTTTATGCGTTGGAGTACAGCGGCCCGGCTGCAAGCGCCCAGACGGCGCGTGCCCCGCTGGCCAGCGCCCCCACCCTGATCATCAGCCCGGTGCGTGCCGCCTCGGGCTTTGACAGCCAGCGCATCATCTACCTGCGCGAGCCCCACAAGCTGGAATATTTTGCCCACAGCGAGTGGATCGATACCCCCGCACGCATGCTGGGCCCGTTGATGGTGGCGTCCATCGAACAGACGGGGGCATTCCGCGCGGTGGTGATGACACCGGGCTCTGCCGGTGGGGACCTGCGGCTGGATACGGAGATCGTTCGGCTGCAACAGAATTTTCAGACCCAACCTAGCAGCGTGCATTTCACGCTGCGCGTCTACCTGGTGGAGGAGAAGACACGCAAGGTTGTCGCGTGGCGCGCCTTCGACGCCCAGGTACCGGCCAGCAGTGACGGACCCCGTGCGGGTGTGGTGGCTGCCAACCGCGCGGTGCAAACCGTGCTGGAAGAGTTGTCGCAGTTTCTGTTGCAAAAACCACAGTAA
- a CDS encoding MlaD family protein — METKVSFFIVGAFVLGLGAVLIVGALWLASGGAWQKDYATFLAVANESVAGLNLNAPVKYNGVDVGKVQRIDLDRATPERVILSFAIEEGTPIKEDTIAVLKTQGLTGITYVELSGGTRDSPPLRTIAPNRYPVIQTKPSLSARLENVLTNVLGKLDSTSNNINAILSPENQASFSSILNNTAQATAKLGPLIDRVGRSADSVGKMGDDLSKAGASASKAADGLGNGVQRLGTETLPEVERLLGELGSLSNSLRRLSEQTTRDPSGLLFGRTPAPTGPGEQEAKP; from the coding sequence ATGGAAACCAAAGTAAGCTTTTTCATTGTGGGTGCCTTTGTGCTGGGCCTGGGCGCCGTGCTCATCGTCGGGGCACTGTGGCTGGCATCGGGCGGTGCCTGGCAAAAAGACTACGCCACCTTTCTGGCGGTCGCCAATGAATCGGTAGCGGGCCTCAACCTGAATGCGCCGGTCAAATACAACGGGGTGGATGTGGGCAAGGTGCAGCGCATCGACCTGGACCGCGCCACACCCGAACGTGTGATCCTGAGTTTTGCCATTGAAGAGGGCACACCGATCAAGGAAGACACGATTGCGGTGCTGAAGACACAGGGCCTGACCGGCATCACCTATGTGGAGCTCAGCGGTGGCACACGGGACTCTCCCCCACTGCGCACCATCGCGCCCAACCGCTACCCCGTCATCCAGACCAAGCCGTCGCTCAGCGCCCGGCTGGAGAACGTGCTCACCAATGTGCTGGGCAAGCTGGACAGCACCTCGAACAATATCAATGCCATCTTGAGCCCGGAGAACCAGGCATCGTTCAGCAGCATCCTGAACAACACGGCACAGGCAACCGCCAAACTCGGCCCCTTGATCGACCGTGTCGGCCGCAGTGCGGACTCTGTCGGCAAGATGGGGGACGACCTCTCCAAGGCCGGCGCCAGCGCGTCCAAGGCGGCCGATGGTCTGGGCAACGGTGTCCAGCGCCTGGGCACGGAAACACTGCCTGAGGTGGAACGCCTGCTGGGTGAACTGGGCAGCCTGAGCAACTCCTTACGGCGGCTGAGTGAGCAGACCACCCGCGACCCCAGCGGCCTGCTGTTCGGCCGCACACCCGCGCCCACCGGTCCCGGCGAACAGGAAGCCAAACCATGA